A single region of the Prochlorococcus marinus XMU1411 genome encodes:
- a CDS encoding C40 family peptidase: MESYKNPISLFKQTNFSKTIWWKLKVNISGYQNETENKLVTEIFKNRIFRLIYPNIHQNKHKFSRILIQLFEDGYVCWINLDGLIIEKYELNKTDSLKNEQFLIKDKITSILKWIKDQAELNNVYLWGGTLGPNFDCSGLIQTAFLKHHIHIPRDSFQIKSFCKHLFYYKESYAALQPGDLLFFGNIEKCDHIGIYKGDGLYYHSSGKDFGRNGIGLDSLKQSNDKISLHYKSKLISAGRVVRNYRWDKTIR, translated from the coding sequence ATGGAAAGTTATAAAAATCCTATCTCACTATTTAAGCAAACTAATTTTTCAAAAACTATTTGGTGGAAATTAAAAGTTAATATTTCTGGATATCAAAATGAAACAGAAAATAAATTAGTTACTGAAATATTTAAAAATAGAATTTTTAGGCTTATTTATCCAAATATTCATCAAAACAAGCATAAATTTTCAAGAATTCTTATTCAGCTATTCGAAGATGGCTATGTCTGTTGGATAAATTTAGATGGATTGATTATTGAAAAATATGAATTAAATAAAACTGATAGTTTAAAAAATGAACAATTCCTAATAAAAGATAAAATTACTTCAATTTTAAAATGGATCAAGGATCAAGCTGAGTTAAATAATGTATACCTTTGGGGAGGTACATTAGGACCCAATTTTGATTGTTCTGGTTTAATTCAGACTGCTTTTTTAAAGCATCATATTCATATACCTCGAGACTCTTTTCAAATAAAAAGTTTTTGTAAACACCTTTTTTATTACAAAGAATCCTATGCGGCTCTTCAACCAGGAGATCTTTTATTTTTTGGAAATATAGAAAAATGTGATCATATTGGAATCTACAAAGGAGACGGTTTGTATTACCATAGCTCTGGAAAGGATTTTGGCAGAAATGGAATAGGATTAGATTCCCTAAAACAGTCTAATGATAAAATCTCATTGCATTATAAATCCAAGCTTATTTCGGCAGGTAGAGTTGTCAGGAATTATAGATGGGACAAAACAATACGTTAG
- a CDS encoding photosystem I reaction center protein subunit XI, translating into MSDFQKSFSESTSSIKFDEKYIDNSVQPNDIGVAEQWAVKTVADPCVGNLATPVNSGYFTKAFINNLPFYREGISPNFRGLETGAAFGYLLYGPFTMTGPLRNSEFALTAGLLAAIGAVHILTALLVLYNAPGKAPNVQPPDATVNNPPKDLFTRAGWADFTSGFWLGGCGGAVFAWLLVGTLHLDTIMPIIKNIWTAG; encoded by the coding sequence ATGAGCGACTTTCAAAAATCATTCTCAGAATCAACAAGTTCAATTAAGTTTGATGAGAAATACATAGATAATTCTGTACAACCAAATGATATTGGTGTTGCAGAACAATGGGCAGTAAAAACTGTTGCTGATCCATGTGTTGGTAATTTAGCTACCCCAGTTAATAGTGGCTATTTTACAAAAGCTTTTATAAATAATTTGCCTTTTTATAGAGAAGGTATTTCTCCTAATTTTAGAGGCTTAGAAACTGGAGCAGCTTTTGGTTACCTCTTATACGGTCCTTTCACTATGACTGGCCCACTAAGAAATTCTGAATTCGCTCTAACTGCTGGACTTCTCGCGGCTATTGGAGCTGTCCATATTTTGACAGCGCTTTTAGTTCTTTATAATGCACCAGGTAAAGCACCTAATGTTCAGCCTCCAGATGCGACTGTTAATAATCCGCCAAAGGACTTATTTACAAGAGCTGGTTGGGCTGATTTTACAAGTGGATTTTGGTTAGGAGGCTGTGGAGGAGCTGTTTTTGCTTGGCTACTTGTCGGGACATTACACTTGGATACCATAATGCCAATTATTAAAAATATTTGGACTGCTGGGTAA
- a CDS encoding photosystem I reaction center subunit VIII: protein MPSDLPSLLPSIFVPLIGIAMPAVFIVLIGRFITATE, encoded by the coding sequence ATGCCATCTGATTTACCAAGCCTCTTACCCTCAATTTTTGTTCCATTAATTGGTATAGCAATGCCTGCTGTTTTTATCGTATTGATTGGAAGATTTATTACAGCAACTGAATAA